In a single window of the Anguilla rostrata isolate EN2019 chromosome 4, ASM1855537v3, whole genome shotgun sequence genome:
- the si:dkey-51e6.1 gene encoding si:dkey-51e6.1 translates to MAANVLCKVSDVEIDPDGVFKYILVRVKVKDGAEYKDIVRGTKNAQYHNHIFEKVSPEMQNFGLDCTCLGGGKIEHNSKEKTIRVFGESTGYGKAEHSVTAEKLKSAFQDYNITWSDDKK, encoded by the exons ATGGCCGCGAATGTACTGTGCAAAGTTTCTGATGTTGAAATCGACCCTGACGGAgtgttcaaatacattttggtcAGGGTGAAGGTAAAAGACGGAGCAGAGTACAAAGACATAGTGAGAGGCACAAAGAATGCTCAGTATCACA ATCACATATTTGAGAAGGTCAGTCCTGAGATGCAGAACTTCGGACTGGACTGCACctgtttgggaggggggaagaTTGAGCACAACAGTAAGGAGAAGACGATCAGAGTTTTTGGTGAATCTACA GGCTATGGCAAAGCAGAGCATTCAGTGACTGCTGAAAAGCTGAAGTCCGCCTTCCAAGACTACAATATCACCTGGTCTGATGACAAAAAGTAG
- the firrm gene encoding FIGNL1-interacting regulator of recombination and mitosis, whose protein sequence is MSQATLLEEIIHWSEETCRQELKSVLPKLVSHLHADKQDELIRVFKIITEMFIPHMSMVELEAECFSKVLPKVVKMFNDLVEEISSQVGGMSSQNSELRAFLRNSLQAMVQILETLSGCVRHVCSFKDSLTLETVRSLPFCILKVLKDTFLHCKESEVVYGGRMSLVTDLLQALFKEAYSLQKSLIELLDRIALGSAASEQEVSDILAAIHSLLEICSVISNLDIALHANTWKFIIRQSVKYQALLEEQLHHGDIVSCLCDDLLASFHTCLELAQQMKQSGTQENVQCPEFKLFQKTTKMCRFFANTLVHYVKEFTAFLAKSCGYFHHVYLQILSKLPPSLWSPPISSVHSGEMSSVVLVAMDALIAQLLPFRPFAEAVLAEKQPDAESGPELLFPHCLLLVNITGKLSSQPEEVLRLWCEGSRFPEDTPKLTVFQALFRCVADGCSPRHAGGPGWSPRRMSDFAAVPAEPGAGCTLENDWLAAAACSGQLRQAHLRLAGRATLDSELVAARMENRDTAAEGRRSWCFCSAQERTLLEVLLQPDTQTALLATDVWCFMARYGTAELCLHHVVLAAHLIKACPGECYQRSHLAMLLRRMMFLMTPQHQAEVAERFPPGLAENLAVWRHVLLRALSQDVGRRVERDVMSAAGAAVTGWLETGCRLGELEAVNVALAASLAVVRCEATGSESVSSVLRMVSRLWPRMCVSQVQAYRPVQCTLRLLLSICAILVQSVDSHVICQALTCLSSLLSQKCPDDVVLAALDFLSSLGKLFIPPEIQSQVLPKLSSLFSVLLANESWILHQHTLEAFSRFAEVTNHEEVISQSLTSEHSKNEVVNFLSKIVHVDKTAKERVERLKSEKSVLDRHNARLENDSMESTGDVQPCSKRSRQETSEEEEYEKYLQTAESSLKTLCTLTEQIPPPQWVTARLLDLQALITRINTARPLKT, encoded by the exons ATGTCTCAAGCAACCCTTTTGGAGGAGATTATCCACTGGAGTGAGGAAACATGTCGACAGGAGCTCAAATCAGTACTGCCCAAGCTTGTC TCGCATCTTCACGCTGACAAACAGGATGAACTTATAC GTGTCTTCAAAATAATCACAGAGATGTTTATTCCTCACATGAGCATGGTAGAGCTTGAGGCTGAGTGTTTCTCTAAGGTCTTGCCCAAG GTTGTAAAGATGTTTAATGACTTGGTAGAAGAGATCTCAAGCCAAGTAGGAGGAATGTCTAGTCAGAACTCAGAGCTGCGTGCATTTCTGAGGAACAGTCTGCAG GCTATGGTCCAAATTTTGGAAACTCTGTCAGGTTGTGTTCGTCATGTCTGCTCTTTCAAGGACTCCCTAACTCTGGAGACTGTTCGCTCTTTACCTTTCTGCATTTTGAAGGTCTTGAAGGACACTTTTCTGCACTGCAAG GAGAGCGAGGTTGTGTATGGTGGCCGTATGTCTCTGGTCACTGACCTCCTACAGGCCTTGTTCAAAGAAGCGTACTCTCTCCAGAAGAGTCTGATAGAGCTGCTGGACAGGATAGCCTTGGGGAGTGCAGCTTCTGAGCAAGAGGTCTCTGATATTTTGGCAG cTATTCACAGTCTCTTGGAAATATGCTCTGTAATATCAAACCTGGACATTGCcttgcatgcaaacacatggaAGTTTATAATTCG GCAAAGTGTGAAGTACCAGGcgctgctggaggagcagctgcacCACGGTGACATCGTGTCCTGTCTGTGTGACGACCTGCTGGCCTCCTTCCACACCTGTCTGGAGCTCGCCCAGCAGATGAAGCAGTCTGGGACGCAG GAAAATGTACAGTGTCCTGAATTCAAGTTGTTCCAGAAAACGACAAAGATGTGTAGGTTTTTTGCCAACACATTAGTCCACTATGTAAAG GAATTCACAGCTTTTCTAGCGAAGTCTTGTGGATACTTCCACCATGTCTACCTTCAGATCTTGAg caagCTGCCCCCCAGCCTGTGGTCCCCGCCCATCTCCAGCGTGCACAGCGGCGAGATGAGCAGCGTGGTGCTGGTGGCCATGGACGCCCTCATTGCCCAGCTGCTGCCCTTCAGGCCTTTCGCCGAAGCCGTGCTGGCAGAGAAGCAGC CAGATGCAGAGTCCGGTCCGGAGCTCCTGTTCCCTCATTGCCTCCTGCTGGTGAACATCACGGGCAAGCTCTCCTCCCAGCCAGAGGAGGTGCTGCGCTTGTGGTGTGAGGGCAGCAGGTTCCCGGAGGACACGCCCAA GCTGACGGTCTTCCAGGCGCTGTTTCGATGCGTCGCAGACGGCTGCTCCCCGCGTCATGCCGGCGGCCCAGGCTGGTCTCCGAGGCGCATGTCGGACTTCGCGGCAGTGCCCGCAGAGCCTGGTGCGGGCTGCACGCTCGAGAACGACTGGCTAGCAGCTGCGGCCTGCAGCGGCCAGCTGCGGCAGGCGCACTTGCGGCTAGCTGGGAGAGCGACCTTAGACAGCGAGCTGGTAGCAGCGCGAATGGAGAACAGGGATACGGctgcagagggaaggaggagctGG TGTTTCTGCTCTGCTCAGGAGCGCACCCTGCTGGAGGTGCTTCTGCAGCCGGACACTCAGACGGCTCTCCTGGCGACTGACGTCTGGTGCTTTATGGCACG CTACGGAACAGCAGAGCTGTGTCTGCATCATGTGGTCCTCGCAGCTCATCTG ATCAAGGCCTGCCCTGGGGAGTGTTACCAGCGGTCCCACCTGGCCATGCTGCTGAGGCGGATGATGTTCCTCATGACCCCCCAGCACCAG GCGGAGGTGGCGGAGAGGTTCCCCCCCGGGCTGGCGGAGAACCTGGCGGTGTGGCGGCACGTCCTGCTCCGGGCGCTCTCGCAGGACGTCGGGCGGCGCGTGGAGAGGGACGTCATGAGTGCGGCGGGCGCCGCGGTGACGGGCTGGCTGGAGACAGGCTGCAGGCTGGGAGAGCTGGAGGCGGTG AATGTGGCGCTGGCGGCCTCTCTGGCTGTGGTTCGATGCGAAGCCACAGGGTCAGAGAGTGTGTCCTCTGTCCTGAGAATGGTCTCTCGCCTTTGGCCTCGCATGTGTGTTAGCCAG GTGCAGGCTTACCGTCCAGTTCAGTGCACCCTGCGCCTGCTCCTGTCCATCTGTGCCATTTTAGTGCAGAGCGTAGATTCCCACGTCATCTGCCAG GCTCTGACCTGTCTGAGCTCACTGCTGTCACAGAAGTGCCCAGATGATGTTGTGCTGGCAGCCCTGGACTTTCTGTCATCCCTGGGGAAGTTGTTCATACCTCCTGAAATTCAG AGCCAAGTTCTGCCCAAACTCTCCAGCCTGTTCAGTGTCTTGCTGGCCAACGAGTCGTGGATTCTTCACCAGCACACCCTAGAGGCCTTCTCCCGCTTTGCAGAG GTAACCAATCATGAAGAGGTGATCTCCCAAAGTTTGACATCAGAACACTCAAAAAATGAAGTGGTGAATTTCCTCAGcaag ATTGTGCATGTGGACAAAACGGCAAAAGAACGAGTTGAGAGGTTAAAATCGGAAAAGTCTGTTTTAGATCGACACAATGCCAGACTGGAGAATGATAGTATGGAGTCGACAGGTGACGTACAG CCATGTTCAAAACGATCTCGACAAGAGACCAGTGAAGAGGAAGAGTATGAAAAGTATCTCCAGACAGCAGAAAGCTCTCTGAAAACACTGTGCACCTTAACTGAACAAATTCCGCCACCACAATGGGTGACGGCCCGGCTCTTGGACCTGCAGGCACTGATAACCCGAATCAACACAGCCAGGCCTTTGAAAACTTAG
- the sele gene encoding E-selectin isoform X2 gives MECSYAKQGPCGFRVLNSLALITFLHFSSWKGVDGWSYHYSNTTMEWESARKWCQMHYTDMVAIQNQGEIAHLNEYLPRQGSYYWIGIRKIDDIWTWVGTKKTLTEEAKNWAVGEPNNGKNNEDCVEIYIKREIDGGKWNDEPCTKKKTALCYTASCQQDSCGGHGECVETINSHECKCHEGFSGEKCEHVVACEAMDNPRLGSCSHPFGNFSYNSTCQFNCEDGYQLSDPRPIRCTASGNWSAEPPLCEAVKCPLLDKPIDGRMVCSSDESSYGSTCSFSCTAGFQLLGAPSVICTESAQWSQETPRCEAIKCPSPEGGAHVTMECTDSLDSLSLNSSCSFSCEEGFNLQGAESVQCSQTGEWSADPPTCTAVKCSSLDKPIDGRMVCSSDESSYGSTCSFSCAAGFQLLGAPSVICTESAQWSQETPRCEAIKCPSPEGGAHVTMECTDSLDSLSLNSSCSFSCEEGFDLQGAESVQCSQTGEWSADPPTCTAVKCSSLDKPIDGRMVCSSDESSYGSTCSFGCAAGFQLLGAPTVICTESAQWSQETPRCEAIKCLSPEGGAHVTMKCTDSLDSLSLNSSCSFSCEEGFNLQGAESVQCSETGEWSADPPTCTVVTCPSLEKRIDVNMVCSYISDEFSYPYSYGSNCNFTCDEGFELQGSETLTCNIHGNWTGEVPTCQAGPLLSPTSLGLAAGGTIGFLSMLLYLVKRLRQRAKHFELNSSLDEDIPPQVYKNSIDSLI, from the exons Atg gAGTGCAGCTATGCGAAACAGGGACCTTGTGGTTTCAGAGTTTTGAATTCCTTGGCCCTCATCacctttcttcattttt CCTCATGGAAAGGAGTAGATGGTTGGTCATATCATTACTCCAACACGACTATGGAATGGGAAAGTGCAAGAAAGTGGTGCCAGATGCACTACACAGACATGGTGGCCATTCAGAATCAGGGAGAAATTGCACATCTGAATGAATATTTGCCAAGGCAAGGATCTTACTACTGGATTGGGATTCGTAAAATCGATGACATTTGGACCTGGGTTGGAACTAAGAAAACTCTGACGGAGGAAGCCAAAAACTGGGCCGTGGGGGAACCAAACAATGGGAAGAACAATGAGGACTGTGTGGAAATTTACATAAAGAGGGAAATAGATGGCGGGAAATGGAATGATGAACCCTGCacgaaaaagaaaactgctttGTGCTACACAG CATCTTGTCAGCAGGACTCCTGCGGTGGCCATGGAGAATGTGTTGAAACCATCAACAGTCATGAATGCAAATGTCATGAAGGCTTCTCTGGAGAAAAATGTGAACATG TTGTTGCCTGTGAGGCGATGGACAACCCCAGACTAGGATCCTGTTCTCACCCTTTTGGGAATTTCTCCTACAATTCTACCTGCCAGTTCAACTGCGAAGATGGATATCAGTTGAGCGACCCAAGGCCAATAAGGTGTACAGCATCAGGGAACTGGTCGGCAGAGCCTCCGCTTTGTGAAG CTGTGAAATGCCCGTTGCTGGACAAGCCCATTGATGGCAGAATGGTCTGCTCTTCTGATGAGTCAAGCTACGGCTCcacctgcagcttcagctgcaCAGCCGGCTTCCAGCTGCTCGGAGCCCCCAGCGTCATCTGCACAGAGTCTGCGCAGTGGAGCCAGGAGACGCCGCGCTGTGAAG ctaTCAAGTGTCCGAGTCCAGAAGGGGGCGCTCACGTGACGATGGAATGCACTGACTCTTTGGACAGTCTGAGTCTGAACTCCAGCTGCAGCTTTAGCTGTGAGGAGGGCTTTAATCTCCAGGGAGCAGAGAGCGTTCAGTGCTCTCAGACGGGAGAGTGGAGCGCTGACCCACCCACCTGTACAG CTGTGAAATGCTCGTCGCTGGACAAGCCCATTGATGGCAGAATGGTCTGCTCTTCTGATGAGTCAAGCTACGGCTCcacctgcagcttcagctgcGCAGCCGGCTTCCAGCTGCTCGGAGCCCCCAGCGTCATCTGCACAGAGTCTGCGCAGTGGAGCCAGGAGACGCCGCGCTGTGAAG ctaTCAAGTGTCCGAGTCCAGAAGGGGGCGCTCACGTGACGATGGAATGCACTGACTCTTTGGACAGTCTGAGTCTGAACTCCAGTTGCAGCTTTAGCTGTGAGGAGGGCTTTGATCTCCAGGGAGCAGAGAGCGTTCAGTGCTCTCAGACGGGAGAGTGGAGCGCTGACCCACCCACCTGTACAG CTGTGAAATGCTCGTCGCTGGACAAGCCCATTGATGGCAGAATGGTCTGCTCTTCTGATGAGTCAAGCTACGGCTCCACCTGCAGCTTCGGCTGCGCAGCTGGCTTTCAGCTGCTCGGAGCCCCCACTGTCATCTGCACAGAGTCTGCGCAGTGGAGCCAGGAGACGCCGCGCTGTGAAG ctaTCAAGTGTCTGAGTCCAGAAGGGGGCGCTCACGTGACGATGAAATGCACTGACTCTTTGGACAGTCTGAGTCTGAACTCCAGCTGCAGCTTTAGCTGTGAGGAGGGCTTTAATCTCCAGGGAGCAGAGAGCGTTCAGTGCTCTGAGACGGGAGAGTGGAGCGCTGACCCACCCACCTGTACAG TGGTGACATGCCCCTCATTGGAGAAGCGCATTGATGTAAACATGGTCTGTTCCTACATCTCTGATGAGTTCAGCTATCCCTACAGCTATGGCTCCAACTGCAACTTCACCTGTGATGAAGGCTTTGAACTTCAAGGATCCGAAACCCTGACCTGTAACATACATGGAAACTGGACTGGAGAAGTACCTACATGTCAAG CCGGGCCTTTGTTGAGCCCCACGTCATTAGGTCTGGCAGCAGGGGGCACCATTGGCTTCCTGTCCATGCTCTTGTACCTTGTGAAGCGACTTCGGCAGAGAG caaaacattttgaaCTGAATAG CTCCTTAGATGAAGATATTCCTCCTCAAGTGTACAAGAACAGCATTGACAGCCTCATTTAA
- the sele gene encoding E-selectin isoform X1, which translates to MECSYAKQGPCGFRVLNSLALITFLHFSSWKGVDGWSYHYSNTTMEWESARKWCQMHYTDMVAIQNQGEIAHLNEYLPRQGSYYWIGIRKIDDIWTWVGTKKTLTEEAKNWAVGEPNNGKNNEDCVEIYIKREIDGGKWNDEPCTKKKTALCYTASCQQDSCGGHGECVETINSHECKCHEGFSGEKCEHVVACEAMDNPRLGSCSHPFGNFSYNSTCQFNCEDGYQLSDPRPIRCTASGNWSAEPPLCEAVKCPLLDKPIDGRMVCSSDESSYGSTCSFSCTAGFQLLGAPSVICTESAQWSQETPRCEAIKCPSPEGGAHVTMECTDSLDSLSLNSSCSFSCEEGFNLQGAESVQCSQTGEWSADPPTCTAVKCSSLDKPIDGRMVCSSDESSYGSTCSFSCAAGFQLLGAPSVICTESAQWSQETPRCEAIKCPSPEGGAHVTMECTDSLDSLSLNSSCSFSCEEGFDLQGAESVQCSQTGEWSADPPTCTAVKCSSLDKPIDGRMVCSSDESSYGSTCSFGCAAGFQLLGAPTVICTESAQWSQETPRCEAIKCLSPEGGAHVTMKCTDSLDSLSLNSSCSFSCEEGFNLQGAESVQCSETGEWSADPPTCTAVKCSSLDKPIDGRMVCSSDESSYNSTCSFSCAAGFQLLGAPSVICTESAQWSQETPRCEAIKCPSPEGGAHVTMKCTDSLDSLSLNSSCSFSCEEGFNLQGAESVQCSQTGEWSAVPPTCTVVTCPSLEKRIDVNMVCSYISDEFSYPYSYGSNCNFTCDEGFELQGSETLTCNIHGNWTGEVPTCQAGPLLSPTSLGLAAGGTIGFLSMLLYLVKRLRQRAKHFELNSSLDEDIPPQVYKNSIDSLI; encoded by the exons Atg gAGTGCAGCTATGCGAAACAGGGACCTTGTGGTTTCAGAGTTTTGAATTCCTTGGCCCTCATCacctttcttcattttt CCTCATGGAAAGGAGTAGATGGTTGGTCATATCATTACTCCAACACGACTATGGAATGGGAAAGTGCAAGAAAGTGGTGCCAGATGCACTACACAGACATGGTGGCCATTCAGAATCAGGGAGAAATTGCACATCTGAATGAATATTTGCCAAGGCAAGGATCTTACTACTGGATTGGGATTCGTAAAATCGATGACATTTGGACCTGGGTTGGAACTAAGAAAACTCTGACGGAGGAAGCCAAAAACTGGGCCGTGGGGGAACCAAACAATGGGAAGAACAATGAGGACTGTGTGGAAATTTACATAAAGAGGGAAATAGATGGCGGGAAATGGAATGATGAACCCTGCacgaaaaagaaaactgctttGTGCTACACAG CATCTTGTCAGCAGGACTCCTGCGGTGGCCATGGAGAATGTGTTGAAACCATCAACAGTCATGAATGCAAATGTCATGAAGGCTTCTCTGGAGAAAAATGTGAACATG TTGTTGCCTGTGAGGCGATGGACAACCCCAGACTAGGATCCTGTTCTCACCCTTTTGGGAATTTCTCCTACAATTCTACCTGCCAGTTCAACTGCGAAGATGGATATCAGTTGAGCGACCCAAGGCCAATAAGGTGTACAGCATCAGGGAACTGGTCGGCAGAGCCTCCGCTTTGTGAAG CTGTGAAATGCCCGTTGCTGGACAAGCCCATTGATGGCAGAATGGTCTGCTCTTCTGATGAGTCAAGCTACGGCTCcacctgcagcttcagctgcaCAGCCGGCTTCCAGCTGCTCGGAGCCCCCAGCGTCATCTGCACAGAGTCTGCGCAGTGGAGCCAGGAGACGCCGCGCTGTGAAG ctaTCAAGTGTCCGAGTCCAGAAGGGGGCGCTCACGTGACGATGGAATGCACTGACTCTTTGGACAGTCTGAGTCTGAACTCCAGCTGCAGCTTTAGCTGTGAGGAGGGCTTTAATCTCCAGGGAGCAGAGAGCGTTCAGTGCTCTCAGACGGGAGAGTGGAGCGCTGACCCACCCACCTGTACAG CTGTGAAATGCTCGTCGCTGGACAAGCCCATTGATGGCAGAATGGTCTGCTCTTCTGATGAGTCAAGCTACGGCTCcacctgcagcttcagctgcGCAGCCGGCTTCCAGCTGCTCGGAGCCCCCAGCGTCATCTGCACAGAGTCTGCGCAGTGGAGCCAGGAGACGCCGCGCTGTGAAG ctaTCAAGTGTCCGAGTCCAGAAGGGGGCGCTCACGTGACGATGGAATGCACTGACTCTTTGGACAGTCTGAGTCTGAACTCCAGTTGCAGCTTTAGCTGTGAGGAGGGCTTTGATCTCCAGGGAGCAGAGAGCGTTCAGTGCTCTCAGACGGGAGAGTGGAGCGCTGACCCACCCACCTGTACAG CTGTGAAATGCTCGTCGCTGGACAAGCCCATTGATGGCAGAATGGTCTGCTCTTCTGATGAGTCAAGCTACGGCTCCACCTGCAGCTTCGGCTGCGCAGCTGGCTTTCAGCTGCTCGGAGCCCCCACTGTCATCTGCACAGAGTCTGCGCAGTGGAGCCAGGAGACGCCGCGCTGTGAAG ctaTCAAGTGTCTGAGTCCAGAAGGGGGCGCTCACGTGACGATGAAATGCACTGACTCTTTGGACAGTCTGAGTCTGAACTCCAGCTGCAGCTTTAGCTGTGAGGAGGGCTTTAATCTCCAGGGAGCAGAGAGCGTTCAGTGCTCTGAGACGGGAGAGTGGAGCGCTGACCCACCCACCTGTACAG CTGTGAAATGCTCGTCGCTGGACAAGCCCATTGATGGCAGAATGGTCTGCTCTTCTGATGAGTCAAGCTACAACTCCACCTGCAGCTTCAGTTGCGCAGCTGGCTTCCAGCTGCTCGGAGCCCCCAGCGTCATCTGCACAGAGTCTGCGCAGTGGAGCCAGGAGACGCCGCGCTGTGAAG ctaTCAAGTGTCCGAGTCCAGAAGGGGGCGCTCACGTGACGATGAAATGCACTGACTCTTTGGACAGTCTGAGTCTGAACTCCAGCTGCAGCTTTAGCTGTGAGGAGGGCTTTAATCTCCAGGGAGCAGAGAGCGTCCAGTGCTCTCAGACGGGAGAGTGGAGCGCTGTCCCACCCACCTGTACAG TGGTGACATGCCCCTCATTGGAGAAGCGCATTGATGTAAACATGGTCTGTTCCTACATCTCTGATGAGTTCAGCTATCCCTACAGCTATGGCTCCAACTGCAACTTCACCTGTGATGAAGGCTTTGAACTTCAAGGATCCGAAACCCTGACCTGTAACATACATGGAAACTGGACTGGAGAAGTACCTACATGTCAAG CCGGGCCTTTGTTGAGCCCCACGTCATTAGGTCTGGCAGCAGGGGGCACCATTGGCTTCCTGTCCATGCTCTTGTACCTTGTGAAGCGACTTCGGCAGAGAG caaaacattttgaaCTGAATAG CTCCTTAGATGAAGATATTCCTCCTCAAGTGTACAAGAACAGCATTGACAGCCTCATTTAA